The Streptomyces sp. RKND-216 genomic sequence CCGCCCGCTGACTCGGCCGCGACGAGAGCCACCGCCAACACGGTCGACGCTGCCCCACCTGTCACGCCGTAGCTGCTGAGGATGTCCGGCATCGCACCGAAGGAGAACAGCTGGCCGAGAGCCATCGCCACCAGAAGTACGCCCAGAACCAGCCGGAGAATCACCGCCCTGCACCTCCAGGACGGCGCATGATCCCGACTGCGGCACCGGCGGCGATCCCAACAACCCGGCCACGCCCTGTCACCGTCGGGTCGTCCACATTCATCAGCCCGTATCCTCACCCGTCGCCGAGCCGACGGACGTGCTCCACCGGCGTTGCCACGAGGAGGAACCCGTTGGAGCCGCCACGGCCTTCCCTCCTGGCTACACCAGTCCCGTCAGCGGGTCACCGAGACCCGCCGTGTCGGGGAAGGACCCGACACTGGACCGGGCTCCCGCTTGAAAACTGGGTCGACGTCGGAATTCCATGCCAGCTGGTGGGTAACCAGCTACGTCCCCGTCCGGGCGATCTGGAGGATTGGCTCGACGCTCAAGCGTGATGACACAGATCCCCATTCTCCAGACGTTGGATTGGCGCGTTCTCGGTTCGTGTCGAATCGTCCATGGATTGAGAGCTCGTAACAGGATCATGAGCGTGACTACTTGAGGCGCCTCCAGCAGATGGGGCCGCAGGCGAGGGAGACGAGGGCGTCGTGGAGTTCGAGGCGTCGTTCCCATCGAACGGCCAGGCGCTTGAGCTGGTGAAGCAGGACGAAGGTCTGCTCCACCACGTAGCGGAGCTTGCCGAGGCCCTAGATGTGTTGTTCGGTGAGGTTGGTGACGCGGCTGGCTGGCACGTTGCCGCTGATGCCGGTGTGGGGTCGGTGGTAGTTGTACCAGTCGAGCCAGTGGGGGAAGGCGGCTTGGCGTTCGGCTTCTGAGGTGTAGGGCTGGTGGTAGGCCCATTCTTCCAGCAGGGTGCGGTGGAAGCGTTCGACCTTTCCGTTGGTCTGGGGTCGCCAGGGCCGCGTCCAGCGGGGGCTGATGCCCAGGTCACGGCAGGTGTCGCGCCAGGTGTTCTTGGTGTAGGACCAGGCGTTGTCGGTCAGCACCCGCTCAACGGTGATGCCCCGCGCTGCGAACCAGGCCGTAGCGCGGGTGAGGAAGCCGGCGCAGGTGTTGGCCCTCTCATCGGGCAGGTCCTCGGTGTAGGCGAGTCGTGTGTGGTCGTCCAGCGCCGTGTGCAGGAAGGCGTAGCCGGTCTGGGTGCGGTTCTTGCGTCCGGCTGCCCGGCCCAGGACCTTGTGGCCGCCGCCGTCGGGGATACGGCCGAGTTTCTTGACATCGATGTGGATCAGTTCACCGGGTCGCTCGTGTTCGTAGCGGCGTATCGGCTCGCCGGTGGCGCGGTCCAGCGTCGCGAGTGCGGGCATGTGGTGGCGGTGCAGGATGCGGTGGCAGGTGGAAGGCGCCAGGCCCGTGCGGACGGCCAGTCGCAGAGGGCCGATGCGGTGCTCGCGCCGCAGTTGCAGCACGCGGTTCTCCAGCTCGGGAACGGTCTGCCGTGGGCAGTGGTGGGGGCGGCTGGAGCGGTCACACATTCCGGCTTCGCCGTGCCGGCGGTAGCGGCCTGCCCAGCGGGCGGCGGTGGTGTGAGCGACCTGGAACCGCTCGGCTGCCCGCCGCAGCGGCCACCCGTCGTCCACGACACAACGGGCCAGACGCAGGCGACCGGTCGGAGTCAACGGGGCGTTACGGTGGGACACGAGGGCCTCCTGGCGTTCGGCGTAGATGTCGCAATCCACACCGGAACCAGAAGGCCCTCACCTCATGCAAGGACCACAAGCAGCGTGTCGCCTGTCACCAACGTGCCGGGACAACACACCTAGATGTTGGGCGAGCCCTTGCGGGAGATCACGGGCTGGATCCGTCGTTCGCGCAGGTCACGGCGGTTCGGGTTGGAGTCGTCGCCCTTGTCGCCGAGGAGGGCTGCGGGGTGTTCGCGTGGGCGGCCGGGCTTGCCGGCCACAGGCGGGACGCCGTCGGCCAGAGCGAGCGTCTGGGTGACGTCGTTGACGTTCGAGGCCGTGGTGATCACCCGCAGGGGTGTTCCGTCGCAGATCAGGTGCTGCCAGCTGACGTCGTTGAACAGCGCATACAAGACGGTCGGCGCCGGAGCGACGCTGCGAAGGACTGGCCGTGAGCACCGCGGGCCGGCTCGGCCCACCGAAGGTGCTCTGAGAAGAGCGAGCGGCCGTTGGTCACGTGATCGGTCAACCAGCGAATCCGGGCATGGGAAGACCCCCGCTAGGCAGGGGTCTTTGCTGGTGTCGGGAGGGGGACTTGAACCCCCACGCCCTGTAAAGGGCACTAGCACCTCAAGCTAGCGCGTCTGCCATTCCGCCACCCCGACAGGTGAGCGTCCGGCGGCCGGGGCCGCCTCGACGTGACCAACTCTAACATCGGCGCGCGGGTGGTCGATCACGCGGCCTCTTGGGGGCGGGGCGGTCGAGGCGAGAGGATGGAACCCCGCTACATCAGGAGGCAGCGTGAGCCAGTCGAACCCGGCACCGGAACGCAGGGGCGAGGACGAGGTCGTCGACCTCTGCCGCGATCTGATCCGCATCGACACCAGCAACTTCGGCGGCAACGACTCCCGCGGGGAGCGGGCCGCCGCGGAGTACGTGGCGTCCATGCTGGCCGAGGTCGGCGTGGAGCCGCAGATCATCGAGTCCGAGCGCGGCCGCGCCTCGGTGGTCGCCCGGATCGAGGGCGAGGACTCCTCCCGGCCCGGACTGCTCATCCACGGCCACACCGACGTCGTTCCCGCGAACGCCGAGGACTGGACGCACCACCCGTTCTCCGGGGAGGTCGCCGACGGCTGCGTGTGGGGCCGTGGCGCGGTGGACATGAAGGACATGGACGCCATGACTCTGGCCGTCATGCGCGACCGGCTGCGCAGCGGCCGCCGGCCTCCCCGGGACGTGGTGCTCGCCTTCCTGGCGGACGAGGAGGCGGGCGGCATCTACGGCGCCCGGTACCTGGTCGACAACCACCCGCACCTCTTCGAGGGGGTCACCGAGGCGATCGGCGAGGTCGGCGGCTTCTCCTTCACCGTCAACGAGGACCTGCGGCTCTACCTGATCGAGACGGCCCAGAAGGGCATGCACTGGATGCGGCTCACCGTGGACGGGACCGCCGGCCACGGCTCGATGACCAACGACGACAACGCGATCACCGAGCTGTGCGAGGCGGTCGGACGGCTGGGCCGCCACCGCTTCCCCGTGCGGGTGACCAAGACCGTCCGCTCGTTCCTGGACGAGCTGTCGGACGCGCTGGGCACCGAGCTCGACCCGGAGGACATGGACGAGACGCTCGCCAAGCTCGGCGGCATCGCCAAGATCATCGGCGCCACCCTCCAGAACACCGCCGCTCCCACCCAGCTCGGCGCGGGCTACAAGGTCAACGTCATCCCCGGTCAGGCCACCGCGCACGTCGACGGCAGGTTCCTTCCCGGCCACGAGGAGGAGTTCCTGGCCGACCTGGACCGCCTCCTCGGGCCACGGGTGCGCCGGGAGGACGTGCACGCGGACAAGGCGCTGGAGACGAGCTTCGACGGTGCCCTGGTGGACGCCATGCAGTCCTCGCTGCGCGCGGAGGACCCGGTGGCGCGCGCGGTGCCCTACATGCTGTCGGGCGGCACGGACGCCAAGTCGTTCGACGACCTGGGCATCCGCTGCTTCGGGTTCGCACCGCTCAAGCTGCCTCCGGAGCTCGACTTCGCGGGCATGTTCCACGGCGTCGACGAGCGCGTACCCGTGGAGGGCCTGAAGTTCGGCGTACGGGTGCTGGACCGCTTCCTCGACCAGTGCTGACGCCTCCGCGCCCAGAGCGAGAACGCCCATACACCTGTGCGGGATTACTCCTGAAGAGTGAATGAGTGCTGGGAGTCGTAGCCCGGTTCCCCCCTCCTCGTTACACGGTGTGCGGTCCGCGGTATGGGATCGCATTGCCAACTAGGAGGAACAATGCTCAAGAAGGTCGTCGCCACCGCGGCTGCCACCGGCTCCCTGGTGCTCGCTGGTGCGGGCATGGCCGTTGCCGACGCCGGCGCCAAGGGTGCCGCCGTGAACTCCCCGGGCGTGCTGTCCGGCAACGTCGTTCAGGTCCCCGTGCACGTGCCCGTCAACGTGTGCGGCAACACCGTGAACGTCATCGGTCTGCTGAACCCGGCGTTCGGCAACACCTGCATCAACGACTGAGGTCGTTCTCCCCGCTAGGGGAATCCGCCCCACCGGGGCGAACACCGCCGCGCGGCCCTGGAGTGCGAGCCACGTGCTCCAGGGCCGTCGGCCTTCTGGACGAGTCGATGTGACGGTACGACAGCCGTACCGACTCGTGATTTCGTGAGAAATGAAGTCAGGGGAAGAACCATGCGACAGGTCACCAGAAAAGGCCTGATCACCGTGGCCGCGGCGGGCGGCGTGCTCGCGATCTCGGGGGGCTCTGCCTTCGCCGACGCGACCGCCGACGGCGGTGCCGTGAACTCGCCCGGCGTGCTGTCCGGCAACTCGGTGCAGGCGCCGGTGCATGTGCCGGTCAACGCGTGCGGCAACACCGTGAACGTCATCGCGCTGCTGAACCCGGCATTCGGCAACACCTGCGTCAACGACGGTGGTGACGCCTCCTCGCAGACGGACGGCGGCCACCAGAACGGTGGCCAGGACGCGCCGGACGCTCACCAGGGCGGCGGTCACGAAGGCGGCAGCACCGCCGAGAGCACCACCGCCAACTCGCCGGGTGTCGGCTCGGGCAACAACGTGCAGGTGCCCGTCGAGGTGCCGGTCAACGCCTGCGGGAACAGCGTCGACGTGGTCGGACTGCTCAACCCGACCTTCGGCAACGGCTGCGCGAACGAGTCGGGGCACAGCCCCGACCAGCCGGACACCCCGGAGGAGCCGAACACTCCGGAGGAGCCGAACACCCCGGAGAAGCCCGAGCCCAAGCCCGAGGGCGAGAAGCCGGAAGCCCCGAAGGAGCAGCCGAGCGCCCCGGAGACCCAGACGGTCGCCACGCCGGAACTCGCCCAGACCGGCGCCGGCTACCAGCTGGAGACGGCCCTGGGTATGGGCGCGAGCCTGCTGCTCGGCGGGGCCGTGCTGTACCGCCGCGCCCGCGCCGTCCAGCGCTGACGCGAACCGTCACACCCCTCGGCCGCCCAGGCCGAAGAGCGGGCTCCGCGCAGCGGGGCCCGCTCGTGCGTCCGGGCCGCGTCAGGAAGGTCACCAGGTGGCGCGCAGCTGGCGGATGATGCGGCGGCGCAGCCTGACGCGCCGGCTGCCGTCCGGAAACAGCCGCAGCCTGTCCAGTTCCCAGTGTCCGTACTCGGCGTGGTCGGTGAGGAGCTGCGTGGCGGCCTTGCGGGAGACCCCACGCGGAACGTACACATCGCGAAATTCGTATTCCGGCATCTCATCCATTGTGCGGGCAGGGGCCGATTGCGGATAGCGTCTGCACTATGTCTGATGCTGAGCAGCCGACCGCTGCCGAGGTACGCGCCGCCGCGGACGCGGTCAAGGCCGCGCTGGACCGGCACCTGGAGGCGGTCGAGCGCCGCGCGGAGGCTTCCTCCGGAGGCGTGGCCGACCCCGCCGCCGACACCGCCGTCCATGCCGCCTTCGACGAGCTGGCCGCGGCGGGGGAGGCGTACGACGAGCTGCTCTACGACGCTTACGACGAGGTCACCCCGTTCGAAATCCCCGGCGGCGACACCATGCCCGACTACACCGGGCCGGACGAGCCGCGGGCGCTCAGCGTCCTCATCCGCCGCGACTACACGGTCACCGAGCCGTCCCGGCTGCTGTCGCAGGCCCAGCGCGTCACCGACCTCGACCCCGAGTCCGCGGACGAGTCCGAGTGGGGCGCCGGACACAGCGTGCAC encodes the following:
- a CDS encoding transposase; translated protein: MYALFNDVSWQHLICDGTPLRVITTASNVNDVTQTLALADGVPPVAGKPGRPREHPAALLGDKGDDSNPNRRDLRERRIQPVISRKGSPNI
- a CDS encoding DUF5703 family protein — its product is MPEYEFRDVYVPRGVSRKAATQLLTDHAEYGHWELDRLRLFPDGSRRVRLRRRIIRQLRATW
- a CDS encoding chaplin; this encodes MRQVTRKGLITVAAAGGVLAISGGSAFADATADGGAVNSPGVLSGNSVQAPVHVPVNACGNTVNVIALLNPAFGNTCVNDGGDASSQTDGGHQNGGQDAPDAHQGGGHEGGSTAESTTANSPGVGSGNNVQVPVEVPVNACGNSVDVVGLLNPTFGNGCANESGHSPDQPDTPEEPNTPEEPNTPEKPEPKPEGEKPEAPKEQPSAPETQTVATPELAQTGAGYQLETALGMGASLLLGGAVLYRRARAVQR
- a CDS encoding M20/M25/M40 family metallo-hydrolase; this translates as MSQSNPAPERRGEDEVVDLCRDLIRIDTSNFGGNDSRGERAAAEYVASMLAEVGVEPQIIESERGRASVVARIEGEDSSRPGLLIHGHTDVVPANAEDWTHHPFSGEVADGCVWGRGAVDMKDMDAMTLAVMRDRLRSGRRPPRDVVLAFLADEEAGGIYGARYLVDNHPHLFEGVTEAIGEVGGFSFTVNEDLRLYLIETAQKGMHWMRLTVDGTAGHGSMTNDDNAITELCEAVGRLGRHRFPVRVTKTVRSFLDELSDALGTELDPEDMDETLAKLGGIAKIIGATLQNTAAPTQLGAGYKVNVIPGQATAHVDGRFLPGHEEEFLADLDRLLGPRVRREDVHADKALETSFDGALVDAMQSSLRAEDPVARAVPYMLSGGTDAKSFDDLGIRCFGFAPLKLPPELDFAGMFHGVDERVPVEGLKFGVRVLDRFLDQC
- the chpH gene encoding chaplin ChpH; translated protein: MLKKVVATAAATGSLVLAGAGMAVADAGAKGAAVNSPGVLSGNVVQVPVHVPVNVCGNTVNVIGLLNPAFGNTCIND
- a CDS encoding IS481 family transposase → MSHRNAPLTPTGRLRLARCVVDDGWPLRRAAERFQVAHTTAARWAGRYRRHGEAGMCDRSSRPHHCPRQTVPELENRVLQLRREHRIGPLRLAVRTGLAPSTCHRILHRHHMPALATLDRATGEPIRRYEHERPGELIHIDVKKLGRIPDGGGHKVLGRAAGRKNRTQTGYAFLHTALDDHTRLAYTEDLPDERANTCAGFLTRATAWFAARGITVERVLTDNAWSYTKNTWRDTCRDLGISPRWTRPWRPQTNGKVERFHRTLLEEWAYHQPYTSEAERQAAFPHWLDWYNYHRPHTGISGNVPASRVTNLTEQHI